The following are encoded together in the Glycine soja cultivar W05 chromosome 5, ASM419377v2, whole genome shotgun sequence genome:
- the LOC114413158 gene encoding uncharacterized protein LOC114413158 yields the protein MLLDFGDELTLDSFWIPWLIWIQLLLFLLLLTILSCHSIITLDPSHHTTSPSASATDSDLHTQQPSNHRSTAVTNRLQSTRGVENTSIKGEIGIVREEFAEGEASSSSVYFLHPCYYFNLAKEAFLKCLGLDSTSSKSDAPSTQKHRKQNKAS from the exons ATGTTGTTGGATTTTGGAGATGAGCTGACGTTAGATAGTTTCTGGATTCCATGGCTCATATGGATTCAACTGTTATTGTTCCTTCTTCTCCTTACCATTCTCTCTTGTCACTCCATCATTACTTTAGATCCCTCTCACCACACAACTTCTCCTTCTGCCTCTGCCACTGATTCTGATCTTCACACTCAACAACCCTCCAACCACCGTTCCACTGCTGTGACCAACCGTCTTCAGAGCACCCGG GGAGTAGAGAACACAAGTATTAAAGGTGAGATAGGAATAGTGAGAGAAGAGTTTGCAGAAGGGGAGGCTTCAAGTTCGTCTGTGTATTTCCTCCACCCTTGCTATTATTTCAACTTAGCCAAAGAAGCATTCCTCAAATGTCTTGGCCTTGATTCTACATCATCTAAATCTGATGCTCCTTCAACCCAAAAACATAGGAAACAAAACAAAGCTAGCTGA
- the LOC114413155 gene encoding nuclear transcription factor Y subunit B-2-like, which produces MTGKRNQITTSPVGSPTSGNISDSSSSKEQDRFLPIANVSRIMKRALPANAKISKEAKETVQECVSEFISFITGEASDKCQREKRKTINGDDLLWAMTTLGFENYVGPLKLYLNNYRETEGEKSSMAKQEEHSPTHQTNIDGVVVEINKLHHSVAATNKAADFNTFSGGGFYSVGPQVAAPKSFTEIGGINGYRESSIAQSAVSGDHDASGNRMMPPNLRYRVEW; this is translated from the coding sequence ATGACAGGGAAGAGAAACCAAATTACAACAAGTCCTGTGGGAAGTCCAACATCTGGTAACATCTCAGACAGCTCCTCCTCAAAAGAACAAGACAGGTTCCTCCCTATAGCCAATGTTAGCCGAATCATGAAAAGGGCACTCCCAGCCAATGCCAAAATCTCAAAGGAAGCCAAGGAAACAGTTCAAGAGTGTGTGTCTGAGTTCATAAGCTTCATCACTGGTGAGGCCTCAGACAAGTGCCAGAGGGAAAAGAGGAAGACAATCAATGGTGATGATCTTCTTTGGGCCATGACAACACTAGGATTTGAGAACTATGTTGGACCCTTGAAGCTCTACCTGAACAACTACAGGGAAACTGAGGGAGAAAAGAGTTCTATGGCAAAACAAGAAGAACACTCTCCAACTCATCAAACCAATATTGATGGGGTGGTGGTTGAAATCAACAAGTTGCATCATTCTGTGGCAGCAACCAACAAAGCTGCAGACTTCAACACTTTCAGTGGTGGTGGCTTCTATTCTGTGGGGCCTCAAGTGGCTGCTCCAAAGAGCTTCACTGAGATTGGAGGGATCAATGGCTATAGAGAAAGTTCCATTGCTCAAAGTGCGGTCAGTGGTGATCATGATGCAAGTGGCAATAGAATGATGCCACCCAACCTACGTTATAGGGTTGAATGGTAG
- the LOC114413159 gene encoding uncharacterized protein LOC114413159, which translates to MWMTTMANSSLLPKPYYYHNFHYQHQRCFKINLPKWTTSTRASSAAPGVDLNTLEFAISKKDSDAVKEALNQLSEVGWAKKWSSQPYVSRRTTSLRELTSLGIKNSENLAIPSVRNDAAFLFTVVGTTGFLAVLAGQLPGDWGFFVPYLIGSISLVVLAVGSISPGLLQAAIGSFSTLFPDYQERIARHEAAHFLIAYLLGLPIFDYSLDIGKEHVNLIDERLEKLIYSGQLDAKELDRLAVVSMAGLAAEGLTYDKVVGQSADLFSLQRFINRTKPPLSKDQQQNLTRWAVLFAASLLKNNKVTHEALMAAMTKKASVLECIRAIENAA; encoded by the exons ATGTGGATGACAACCATGGCTAACTCATCTCTGCTTCCCAAACCCTATTATTACCATAATTTCCATTATCAACACCAAAGATGCTTCAAGATCAACCTCCCAAAATGGACTACTAGTACTAGAGCTTCCTCTGCTGCCCCTGGGGTCGACCTCAACACTCTCGAATTTGCCATTTCCAAG AAAGACAGTGATGCTGTTAAAGAGGCACTTAATCAGCTTAGTGAAGTTGGTTGGGCCAAGAAATGGAGTTCTCAGCCATATGTTTCACGTCGTACG ACATCACTCCGGGAGCTGACAAGTCTAGGCATAAAAAACTCAGAGAACCTTGCAATTCCTAGTGTCAGAAACGAT GCAGCTTTTCTTTTTACCGTGGTTGGAACAACAGGATTTTTGGCTGTTCTTGCTGGGCAACTTCCCGGG GATTGGGGCTTCTTTGTACCGTACTTGATTGGGAGTATCTCATTAGTGGTTTTGGCTGTGGGTAGCATATCCCCAGG GCTTCTCCAAGCTGCTATTGGCAGCTTTTCAACACTTTTTCCTGATTATCAAGAAAGGATTGCCAGGCATGAAGCAGCTCACTTTTTGA TTGCTTATCTGCTTGGCCTACCCATTTTTGATTATTCCCTGGATATTGGGAAAGAACATGTCAATCTCATTGATGAGAGGCTTGAAAAACTTATCTATAGTGGACAGCTTGATGCCAAAGAGCTAGATAG ATTGGCTGTTGTGTCAATGGCTGGACTGGCAGCAGAAGGTTTAACATATGACAAGGTGGTTGGTCAATCTGCTGATCTTTTCAGTCTCCAG AGATTTATTAACAGAACCAAGCCACCACTCAGCAAAGATCAGCAACAAAATCTCACAAGATGGGCC GTTCTGTTTGCTGCTTCTCTCTTGAAAAATAACAAGGTGACTCATGAAGCCTTAATGGCAGCGATGACAAAGAAGGCAAGCGTACTGGAATGCATTCGGGCAATCGAAAATGCAGCATAG
- the LOC114413160 gene encoding stress enhanced protein 2, chloroplastic-like, with protein sequence MLALPKSFLSMASATRLVHCELRSARPAVRAREPAGPVQVTIPKSKAAEAEGANIVLQPRLCTLRSYGSDRAGVLIKTRKEGDDDDVSPFFAALSDYIESSKKSHDFEIISGRLAMMVFAATVTMEMVTGNSMFRKMDIEGITEAGGVCLGAVTCAALFAWFSSARNRVGRIFTVSCNAFIDSVIDQIVDGLFYEGDDPTDWPDEP encoded by the exons ATGCTTGCTCTCCCAAAATCCTTTCTCTCTATGGCATCTGCAACACGTTTAGTGCACTGCGAGCTGCGGTCGGCGAGGCCCGCGGTTCGGGCGAGGGAACCGGCCGGTCCGGTTCAGGTTACGATCCCGAAATCCAAAGCGGCGGAGGCGGAAGGCGCGAACATCGTTTTGCAGCCACGTTTGTGCACTCTGAGATCCTACGGTTCGGATCGAGCGGGGGTTCTGATCAAGACCCGCAAGGAGGGTGACGATGATGACGTGTCCCCCTTCTTCGCCGCTCTTTCCGACTATATTGagagctctaagaaaagtcatgATTTTGAGATCATCTCTGGTCGTCTAGCTATG ATGGTGTTTGCAGCGACGGTGACAATGGAAATGGTGACAGGAAACTCTATGTTCAGAAAGATGGACATTGAAGGAATCACAGAGGCTGGTGGGGTGTGTTTGGGTGCAGTAACTTGTGCAGCACTCTTTGCATGGTTCTCCAGTGCTCGAAACAGAGTTGGTCGAATCTTCACCGTCAGCTGCAACGCATTCATCGATTCCGTAATTGACCAAATCGTAGATGGTTTGTTCTATGAAGGCGACGACCCTACTGATTGGCCCGATGAACCGTGA
- the LOC114413156 gene encoding protein HEAT INTOLERANT 4-like codes for MRRGAKRKTKQDQEAKHDAPEDNMPKAQPRAKRAKTSKPQSEPEYFEDKRNLEDLWKETFPVGTEWDQLDSVYQYKWDFSNLENAFEENGVLYGKKVYLFGCTEPQLVMFKGESKVVCIPVVVAVVSPFPPSDKIGINSVQREAEEIIPMKQMKMDWVPYIPLEDRDSQVDRLKSQIFILSCTQRRSALKHLKLDRLKKYEYCLPYFYQPFKEDELEQSTEVQIIYPAEPKPVFCEFDWELDELEEFTDKLIEEEELSEDQKDAFKEFVKEKVREAKKANREAREARKKAIEEMSEETKAAFESMRFYKFYPVQSPEAPDVSNVKSPFINRYYGKAHEVL; via the exons ATGAGGAGAGGAGCTAAGAGAAAGACCAAGCAGGACCAAGAAGCCAAACACGACGCACCCGAAGATAACATGCCCAAAGCTCAGCCTCGAGCTAAACGAGCCAAGACCTCCAAGCCTCAATCCGAACCTGAGTACTTCGAAGACAAGCGCAACTTG GAAGATTTGTGGAAGGAAACATTCCCCGTTGGAACTGAG TGGGATCAATTGGATTCTGTCTATCAATACAAGTGGGATTTCTCAAATCTAGAA AATGCGTTTGAAGAGAATGGCGTGTTGTATGGGAAAAAGGTTTACCTCTTTGGTTGCACTGAGC CTCAATTAGTCATGTTTAAAGGGGAAAGCAAAGTTGTCTGCATACCTGTTGTAGTAGCT GTTGTATCACCTTTCCCACCATCTGATAAAATTGGGATAAACTCAGTTCAAAGAGAGGCTGAAGAGATAATTCCGATGAAGCAAATGAAAATGGACTGGGTTCCATACATTCCCTTGGAGGACAG AGATAGCCAAGTTGATAGACTGAAATCCCAGATATTTATCTTGAGTTGTACCCAAAGAAG GTCTGCTTTAAAACATCTGAAGTTGGATAGATTAAAGAAATATGAGTACTGCTTGCCTT ATTTCTATCAGCCATTTAAGGAAGATGAACTTGAACAGAGTACTGAAGTTCAAATAATATATCCAGCTGAGCCAAAGCCG GTCTTCTGTGAATTTGATTGGGAATTAGATGAACTTGAG GAGTTTACTGATAAGCTCATAGAGGAGGAGGAGTTATCAGAAGATCAAAAGGATGCATTTAAG gaaTTTGTCAAGGAAAAGGTTCGTGAAGCAAAGAAAGCTAATAGAGAG GCAAGGGAAGCTCGAAAAAAAGCCATTGAAGAAATGAGTGAGGAAACTAAAGCTGCGTTTGAGAGTATGAGATTTTATAAGTTCTACCCTGTTCAATCTCCAGAGGCACCTGATGTATCGAATGTTAAG TCTCCATTCATTAACAGGTATTATGGAAAAGCTCACGAGGTTCTGTGA